In the genome of Paramisgurnus dabryanus chromosome 16, PD_genome_1.1, whole genome shotgun sequence, the window ACAATCAGAGACGGTGAGTTGTAAAGTGGCATTGTGCAATGGGGGCCGAGTGTGACCTCTGTGAGAAATCACATTGGGTACGGAGGCTGGGGGAATCCGCCACGCGCGCACACGCCTCCAGTGAGACACAATAACGCGCACATATGCGCTCAGATACCATCCGGTATATCCTTCATattaaaaattactttttagaCTTTCAATAATAAACTACAAACTACATGCTGCTATACTACTTCAAATTATCCAGTGTTTACATAATTCCACTATCATAAACACATTTTATAATAGTTGCAAGAAAGTTCAAAAAGCATATGCCAAATCAACAGTATGtatttttttccaatttaaatattatatttttctGTTTGTGGATGTTTTAATGATAATTGTGCAGTGCTGaaattatgataaaaaataacaattttagTTTTAAGATTATATTATTAATTTGTACATTATGTAACGTTATTATGGAGCTGCTGCACTTCTTTGCTTTATAAGTTTAAGAGATTAAAATCCACTCAAACTGCAGTGCTGTATCAACCCAAAGTGTGCCGGGGTGACACGAGAAACTTTGGTCTTGAATACATGTGTCTTTTTTCATTGTTATGGCACACTTCTGAAACTCTTTCCTTCCCATGATGGGATCTGCTTGCCAGCTCCACCTCAATCACATCCCTTATTTCCTTCATTCAGTCTCCTAttcttttcttctttcttttctGGGATGTACAGCCGTCGGGCGAGGAGGGGGAGTTGGATGAATTTTGGAGAGGGTGGGGGCCACAGTCTGAGGTGGGCTGTAAGGGGCCAGTACTATTCTCAGATTCATAGACGgagcgcgcgcgcgcacacacacgcgaGGAGCTGCGCctcccacacacacacgcaccaACTCACACACAGTCAGGCGAACAAGAGGAAAGTGGATGTGTGCAGCAGATCGGTCCACGGCTGCAATACCGCATCGGAGTCCTGATGCTTTCTCCGAGGCGCTGAAAACAAAAAGGAGTGCTGATTCCACGGCCTTTTGCGCAAGTTGCTTTGCATTTATTAACATCAAGACGGGAAGCGAGTGCATTTGAGGATTTAACATGCTCTAAGTGTAACTAAACAATTCACCAGGCAGTTTTCTCTCTGTGTGGAATACATACTTTTCAAAGATGGGAACCACTAAACACTTCAGGACTGTGTTGTTTTACAAAACGCTCCTGAAACTTATACTTTTTGCGGCCGTGGCAAACACCATCTCGGGTAAGACTCTAAAATACAAAGTTTTAGAGGAGCAGAGAGTTGGTACGGTGATCGCCAGACTGAAAGAGGATGTGGCCAGCGTTTTATCCAAACTACCGAGCTCCGTGTCCCCGCGGTTCCGCGCGATGCAGAGGGACAGCACCCCGTTGCTTTCCGTGCGCGAGGAGAACGGTGAGATCAGCATCGCAACCAAAATCGACCGGGAGAAGCTTTGCGAGAAAAACTTAAATTGCACTATCGAGTTCGACGTGATCACTATTCCGACGGAATACTTCCAATTGTTTCAGATTCAAGTGGAAGTTTTGGACATCAATGACAATGCCCCGCAGTTCTCGCGCGCCATCATCCCCATAGAGATATCCGAGAGCGCATCGGTGGGAACGCGCTTTCCTTTGGATAGCGCGCTGGACCCGGACGTCGGGGAAAACGCGCTGCACACGTATTCGCTCACGCGGAATAACTTTTTCAAAATCGACATTAGGACGCGGACGGATGGCGCCAAGTACGCAGACCTCGTGGTGATGAGAGAACTGGATAGGGAAACGCAGTCCAGCTACCAACTGCAGCTCACCGCCTCAGACTCTGGCGTGCCGCCTAAATCTGGCTCAACACTGCTGAAAATCAGCATTTCTGACTCCAATGATAACAGCCCAGTGTTTGATGAGCAGGCTTATGTGATCAACCTGCTGGAAAATTCACCACTGGGAACGTTACTGGTGGATTTGAATGCCACAGACCCAGATGAAGGCAATAATGGCAAAATCGTGTACTCTTTCAGCAGTCACGTGCCTCCAAAAATCTTAGAGACCTTTAAAATTAACCCAGACAATGGCCACATCACACTGATTAAGAAAGTTGACTACGAAGCCACTCCCTCGTATGAAATCGATGTCCAGGCTCAGGACATGGGGCCGAACTCCATTCCAGGCCACTGTAAGATAATCATCAAAGTGGTTGATGTAAATGACAACAAGCCAAAAATCAACATCAACCTTATGACTCAGGGCAAAGAGGAGGTGGCCTATGTTTCAGAGGCATCCCCTGTCGATACTTTTATTGCATTAGTTCGTGTGGATGACGACGACTCGGGTATAAACGGCGAGGTTGTGTGCCGCCTTCATGGCCACGGCCATTTTCGCTTGCAGAAGAGCTACGAAAACAACTACATGATTCTTACTAATGTGTCCCTGGACCGTGAGAAACGCTCTGAATATAGTTTGACGGTGATCGCTGAAGACCGTGGCTCACCCAGTCTATCCACCGTCAAGCACTTTACAGTGCAGGTCCAGGACGAAAATGACAACCCTCCACGCTTCGAAAAGAGTCGCTATGAAATCTTTAAGTCTGAAAACAATTCACCTGGAGCGTATCTGACCTCAGTCGTGGCCACTGATCCGGATTTGGGTTCGAACGGCCAGGTGACATACTCCATTGTCGAAAGCCAGGTTCAAGGCAGCTCCATTTCAACATATGTGACCATTGACCCATCCAATGGGGCTGTGTATGCACTGCGAAGCTTTGATAGGGAAGAAGTGGGCCGGCTCTCATTTACTGTGCAGGCACGAGATGGTGGAGACCCAACTTCTTTGAGCAGCAATGCCACGGTTCTGCTCACGGTACTGGATGAAAATGACAACCGGCCCATTATTGTTTCTCCATCATTAACTAATCACACCGCTGAGGTGCCATTATGGAGGCACGCTGAGCCAGGTCATCTGGTAACAATTGTCAAGGCCACAGATCAAGATGCAGGGGCAAACAGTGAGCTGACTTGCTCCATCATTGCTGGTAACGATGAGGGACTTTTCGTCATTGATCCACGGAGATGTGAGTTACGCACCAATGGAAGCATTGAGGCCTCAGGCCGCGAAGGATTCGATCTTACCATCCTGGTGCAAGACAGAGGGGCATCAACTAGACTCTCTGCCAGGGCCGTTCTCCACATTACCCCGCGGGACTTTCCGGAGAGCTACTCACTAAACCCTTCAGACCTAAACAACCAATCCACTTTTGATATCTCTATGATCATTATCATCTCCCTTGCCGCCATCTGCGGCGTGCTTCTCATCGTCATGGTCATGTTTGCCACCCGGTGCTCCAGAGAACAGAAAGACCCCCGACATTCTTATAACTGCAGAGTTGCTGAGTCTACCTACCAAAACCATCCCAAAAAACCTGCCAGGCAGATCCACAAGGGGGACATCACATTGGTACCCACAGTTAATGGCACCCTTCCTGTGAGGGCCCATCCCCGTTCACCCTCAGCCTCACCTGCTCCAGAGAGCCGTCAGAGTCACCACAGCCGCCAATCACTCAACAGCCTGGTCACCATCTCCTCCAATCATGTGCCAGAGAACTTTGCTCTGGAACTCGCCCATGCCACACCACCTGTCGAggtaaaaacattaaattaactAATGTATATGAGTTTTTTGTTGTTAATAGTCTATAATCAAACAATCCTTGGTGCTATACATCTGTGAATTCAGtctattattttataatatttagtatgattgttcatttgtagcatgtttatttgtatatatcCATGTATTATTTCTTCATGTTTAAGTATTCATCCATATCACCCTCATCAGCCCCAAACTCCACCCATATCATCACTACCATGGTTCGTCTGTATTTGTGTTGGCTTACTGTCTGGTCTGCcattattcattttttatttccattttttttttctttctttatttgtcCCCACCCTATTTCTTTTTGGCTGTAGCAAGTCTCACAGCTTCTGTCCATACTTCATCAGGGCCAGTACCAACCCAGACCCAGTTTCCGTGGCAACAAATACACCCGGAGCTACAGGTAACCAATCACACATCAGCCTGCTTCCACCCTTACGAACCTTTCACAGAGGGTTGTAAGTTTTTGGACAGCTTAAAGTTCATAAtagattttaataataattcattcTCTGTTATTGGACTGATGAAAAGATTTTGTTAATTTACATCATCTTACTAAAgtttagtaagttttttttaagtgtttttttttttgatgatgaCAGGTTCATCTTGATATAAAATCAGTATTTATGTatagtatttatatatgtgTTAATTGTACTGTCCTTAGGAAACTCTTTTTACACCACCagtgagtaaaaaagtaaaacagAAATACATTTACATAGATTTACATTAACACATTTGGCAAATGCCTTTATCCAAAGTAACTCATTAAACATGTGCATTTTTACCAGTTCATgtcaaataaaaacaagaaaacaagaaTTTTAAGATCAAACCACCATACACCATACTCTTTGCATTAAATAGCCAAATCTTTCTGTCTCTAGGTATGCTTTGAATGAGATGGATAAGTTCAGCCTGAAGGACAGTGGAAGAGGTGATAGTGAGGCAGGAGACAGCGATTGTGAGATGGGGAGGGAGTCCCCTCTGCTTGGAGAAGGCTTTGGTGAACTTTTTACCCCTGATGGACATCACCGACTGCATCCAGGTAAGCATGACAATTTCTGTTATATTTAAGATACCAGGCATTATTTTCAAGGGCTCGTTCACTGGCCAGAACCACTCCAACAAAGCCTACCCAAAACTATCCAAACCACTCAATGAAACTGTTAATGTATTATACTCATACATACAGTAActaataaaagagaaaacatttatttcaaaacAGTTTGCAAATTACAGTTTCAGGATCAGAGCCAACACTCTCATCTTTAAATTACTAAATTAATGCATATTGGAGAAAACCATACCGAATCATAGTTTCTGATGGAtaaaaaatacatcttgatcTATAATAAAAATCATTAGGGTCGTCAGTGGAGATAAGCCATTGATTTCTATAAATCAgcactttaatcatttattctATGCATGAGAGAGACTGGGCTAAATGAGGGCCTGTTTTGCAAATGCGCCAGATTGGGCATTTATTAAGTCTAAGATGTATTATAAATGGCCTTTCAAAATTAATGGAGCTATAATCAGTGCCTGGAACATGAATGAGTAATGGCAAACATGTTCAATGAGGGCTACAAGCTGGCATATTTGATTTGTTTTT includes:
- the pcdh18b gene encoding protocadherin-18b isoform X2, encoding MGTTKHFRTVLFYKTLLKLILFAAVANTISGKTLKYKVLEEQRVGTVIARLKEDVASVLSKLPSSVSPRFRAMQRDSTPLLSVREENGEISIATKIDREKLCEKNLNCTIEFDVITIPTEYFQLFQIQVEVLDINDNAPQFSRAIIPIEISESASVGTRFPLDSALDPDVGENALHTYSLTRNNFFKIDIRTRTDGAKYADLVVMRELDRETQSSYQLQLTASDSGVPPKSGSTLLKISISDSNDNSPVFDEQAYVINLLENSPLGTLLVDLNATDPDEGNNGKIVYSFSSHVPPKILETFKINPDNGHITLIKKVDYEATPSYEIDVQAQDMGPNSIPGHCKIIIKVVDVNDNKPKININLMTQGKEEVAYVSEASPVDTFIALVRVDDDDSGINGEVVCRLHGHGHFRLQKSYENNYMILTNVSLDREKRSEYSLTVIAEDRGSPSLSTVKHFTVQVQDENDNPPRFEKSRYEIFKSENNSPGAYLTSVVATDPDLGSNGQVTYSIVESQVQGSSISTYVTIDPSNGAVYALRSFDREEVGRLSFTVQARDGGDPTSLSSNATVLLTVLDENDNRPIIVSPSLTNHTAEVPLWRHAEPGHLVTIVKATDQDAGANSELTCSIIAGNDEGLFVIDPRRCELRTNGSIEASGREGFDLTILVQDRGASTRLSARAVLHITPRDFPESYSLNPSDLNNQSTFDISMIIIISLAAICGVLLIVMVMFATRCSREQKDPRHSYNCRVAESTYQNHPKKPARQIHKGDITLVPTVNGTLPVRAHPRSPSASPAPESRQSHHSRQSLNSLVTISSNHVPENFALELAHATPPVEGQYQPRPSFRGNKYTRSYRYALNEMDKFSLKDSGRGDSEAGDSDCEMGRESPLLGEGFGELFTPDGHHRLHPAMKLCTEECRVLGHSDQCWMPQLPSPASSDYRSNLYIPGEDPQQKATPEAPQSGESTLRKKSFSTFGKENEEGEGETGDGEDLCGTSLLSEMNSVFQRLLPSSLDSYNETSETEKAPACAPAVGSLERRKGHLPGKPSPATYQQGVAAWAANTHFQNPGHGHAPASHMTAMVAPLPAPLPAPMPASACSSKWLPAMEEIPENHEEDELESVLGHLHGKRCDSRSEIMDASELVAEINKLLQDVRQN
- the pcdh18b gene encoding protocadherin-18b isoform X1 — translated: MGTTKHFRTVLFYKTLLKLILFAAVANTISGKTLKYKVLEEQRVGTVIARLKEDVASVLSKLPSSVSPRFRAMQRDSTPLLSVREENGEISIATKIDREKLCEKNLNCTIEFDVITIPTEYFQLFQIQVEVLDINDNAPQFSRAIIPIEISESASVGTRFPLDSALDPDVGENALHTYSLTRNNFFKIDIRTRTDGAKYADLVVMRELDRETQSSYQLQLTASDSGVPPKSGSTLLKISISDSNDNSPVFDEQAYVINLLENSPLGTLLVDLNATDPDEGNNGKIVYSFSSHVPPKILETFKINPDNGHITLIKKVDYEATPSYEIDVQAQDMGPNSIPGHCKIIIKVVDVNDNKPKININLMTQGKEEVAYVSEASPVDTFIALVRVDDDDSGINGEVVCRLHGHGHFRLQKSYENNYMILTNVSLDREKRSEYSLTVIAEDRGSPSLSTVKHFTVQVQDENDNPPRFEKSRYEIFKSENNSPGAYLTSVVATDPDLGSNGQVTYSIVESQVQGSSISTYVTIDPSNGAVYALRSFDREEVGRLSFTVQARDGGDPTSLSSNATVLLTVLDENDNRPIIVSPSLTNHTAEVPLWRHAEPGHLVTIVKATDQDAGANSELTCSIIAGNDEGLFVIDPRRCELRTNGSIEASGREGFDLTILVQDRGASTRLSARAVLHITPRDFPESYSLNPSDLNNQSTFDISMIIIISLAAICGVLLIVMVMFATRCSREQKDPRHSYNCRVAESTYQNHPKKPARQIHKGDITLVPTVNGTLPVRAHPRSPSASPAPESRQSHHSRQSLNSLVTISSNHVPENFALELAHATPPVEQVSQLLSILHQGQYQPRPSFRGNKYTRSYRYALNEMDKFSLKDSGRGDSEAGDSDCEMGRESPLLGEGFGELFTPDGHHRLHPAMKLCTEECRVLGHSDQCWMPQLPSPASSDYRSNLYIPGEDPQQKATPEAPQSGESTLRKKSFSTFGKENEEGEGETGDGEDLCGTSLLSEMNSVFQRLLPSSLDSYNETSETEKAPACAPAVGSLERRKGHLPGKPSPATYQQGVAAWAANTHFQNPGHGHAPASHMTAMVAPLPAPLPAPMPASACSSKWLPAMEEIPENHEEDELESVLGHLHGKRCDSRSEIMDASELVAEINKLLQDVRQN